One Methylosarcina fibrata AML-C10 DNA segment encodes these proteins:
- a CDS encoding IS91 family transposase, whose amino-acid sequence RGELQRITRPAEIDTRLRELMQTDWVVYTKAYLNQAETVVQYLARYSRKTALSNGRIRQIDEDQVHLRYKDYRDHDRNKVMVLGGEELIRRFLWHILPIGFMRIRHYGFLANRCRRQKLAQIRHTLQAIAEQEIVEQEVVNSQPVTAPIIEKPQLCPQCQTGRMIVVGEIAPKRIEYG is encoded by the coding sequence ACGCGGTGAACTGCAACGGATCACGCGTCCTGCGGAAATCGATACGCGACTCCGTGAGCTCATGCAAACAGACTGGGTGGTGTACACCAAAGCCTATCTCAACCAAGCCGAAACAGTGGTCCAGTATCTGGCCCGCTACAGTCGCAAAACCGCACTCAGTAATGGGCGGATCCGGCAGATAGACGAAGACCAAGTGCATCTGCGCTACAAGGACTACCGGGATCATGACCGCAACAAAGTCATGGTGTTGGGCGGTGAAGAACTGATTCGACGCTTCTTATGGCATATTTTGCCGATCGGGTTCATGCGCATTCGCCATTACGGCTTTCTCGCCAACCGATGCCGGCGACAAAAGCTGGCGCAAATCCGGCATACTCTGCAAGCCATAGCCGAGCAAGAGATCGTCGAGCAGGAAGTTGTAAACAGTCAGCCCGTTACCGCGCCGATCATTGAAAAACCGCAGTTATGTCCGCAATGCCAAACAGGCCGTATGATCGTCGTCGGAGAGATAGCGCCCAAGCGCATAGAGTATGGCTAA
- a CDS encoding TSCPD domain-containing protein has translation MTHKISKKIIGYKVLTSEVKAAAEQAANEAKIADLEKMHENLERPEVLVGSTYKIKTPQSEHALYITINDIILNQGTEHEERRPYEIFINSKNMEHFQWVLALTRVISAVFRKGGDATFLVEELKAVFDPRGGYFKKGGVFMPSLVAEIGHAIEAHMKHIGMIKPEGLSDHQKQLIEEKRREFEALHGSSNGQAFPEKAVLCTKCSTKAMVLMDGCMTCLNCGESKCG, from the coding sequence ATGACACATAAAATCAGCAAAAAAATCATCGGCTACAAGGTACTGACCAGCGAAGTCAAAGCCGCCGCCGAACAGGCCGCCAACGAAGCGAAAATCGCCGATCTGGAAAAGATGCACGAAAACCTCGAGCGTCCGGAAGTCCTGGTCGGCTCGACCTATAAGATCAAGACACCGCAGTCCGAGCACGCGTTGTACATCACGATCAACGACATCATCCTGAACCAGGGCACCGAACACGAAGAACGCCGGCCGTACGAAATCTTCATCAATTCCAAAAACATGGAGCACTTCCAGTGGGTTCTGGCGCTGACCCGAGTCATTTCGGCGGTGTTCCGGAAAGGCGGCGACGCCACGTTTCTGGTCGAGGAATTGAAAGCGGTGTTCGACCCGCGCGGCGGCTATTTCAAAAAAGGCGGTGTGTTCATGCCTTCCCTGGTCGCCGAAATCGGCCATGCGATCGAAGCCCACATGAAACACATCGGCATGATCAAACCGGAAGGTCTCAGCGACCACCAGAAACAGCTGATCGAAGAAAAACGCCGCGAATTCGAAGCTCTGCACGGCTCATCCAATGGCCAAGCCTTCCCCGAAAAAGCCGTGCTCTGCACAAAATGCAGCACCAAGGCGATGGTGTTGATGGACGGGTGCATGACTTGTTTGAATTGTGGGGAGAGTAAATGTGGTTAA